TCTTTCTCAGTTTTCTGGATCACGTTGAAGGTAATTACGTCCTCAACCTTAATTTTTGGCGCTGCACTGTGCGTGTAGATCTGGTATTGCGCACCCTGCGGCGTTTTTTGCCAGGTTGTGTGCGTTTGTGCTTTACAAAATGCCGGCAGCGCCAACAGCGCTAAAAGGGCTATCTTTTTCATAAGTATGCTTATTACAACAAAACGCCCCCCGGAAACATTCCGGGAGGCGTTTGCAAATATCTAAAAATTATTTTTGAACCGGTGGAGCGGCTTGCAATTGTGCTGCTGCAGGCGGCGCTGGTGGCGTAGCCGGTTTTGCGTTTGGATCTGGTTTGATGATGTTTACCAGTTCAACTTCAAATACCAGCGGAGTGAATGGGCCGATTGGGCCGTTACCTTGCTCGCCATAACCCAGTGATGAAGGGAAGATCAGGGTAGCTTTAGCGCCTTTGTTCATCAGCGATAAACCTTCGTCCCAACCTGGTACTACCTGGTGCTGACCGATAGCAAACTTGAACGGTTTGTAAGGGTTCATTGGGTTAAACAGGCTCTTATCTTTTTCGGCTTCGGCTTTGATGTTGGTTTCAAAAGCTTTGCCTGAAGTTAATTTACCTACATAGCTCACTTCTACAGTATCGCCCGCTACCGGGGTTGGACCGCTACCTGGTTTGGTGATTACGTAGTTCAAACCTGATGCGGTTTTCTTAACGTCCAGTTTGTTATCAGCAACGTATTTGGCAATTTTACCTGGTTCTTCTTTTTTAGCCTGATCTGCCAGACCTTTAAAGAACTCATTGATACGGTTGCGGAACATTACGTCGTCCAGTTTGCCTTTGGCAATTACTTTTTCAACTTTGATCTGGTAAACCAGGAATTTGCCTTTGAAGCCCGGTGGCTTTGGCTGTCCTGCTTTGAAAATAGAATCAGCGTTAATTTTAACAGTTGCGCTGTCGCCCTCGCTCAGTAATGCTAAACCAGCGTAAATATCGCCAGGGTTTTGTGGTTTTGGCAGGATGGTTGGAATTGCGCGACCGGTGTTATAAGTACTCATCATCACAGAATCGGCATCGTTCTTAATGATCATGTTGAGATATATAAAATCGCCCTCTTTCATGTTCTGGCCAGACTTGTCCTCGTGAATGTTGTAGAGCAGACCACCCGGGCCTTTTTTGAAACCACTGTTACATGCAGCCAGCGCTACAGCCACGGTAAAAAGAAACATTAAGTTTTTTTTCATTGCTTGTTATTGAATTAATAGTGTTTTGTACTCAGGTAATATAGATTTAAATTGATCAGTTACTTGTTGCAGATTTAACTCTGAGTGGCCGCCTGCTGCATTGCGATGGCCGCCTCCGTTAAAGTATTTTTTGCAGATCTCGTTTGCCGGGAACTCCCCTTTTGAACGTAACGACAGCTTCACCCTGTCTGGCCGTTCTACTATAAACGCAGCCAAGCGTACACCTGTTATAGACAGGGCATAATTTACCACGCCTTCGGTATCGCCGGTTTTTACGTGGTAGCGGCCCAGCTCTTCGCTGGTTACGGTAATAACTGCGGTGTTAAACTCATGCAGTACTTCCAGTTTTTCGCTCAGGCAATGCCCTAAAAAGCGCAGACGTTCTTCGGATGAGTTGCTGTAAACCAATTCATGAATGCGCCAGTTTACCGCGCCGGCATCCATCAGGTTAGCCACAATGCGGTGTACGGCAGAAGTAGTGCCGGGGAAACGGAACGAGCCCGAATCTGTCATGATGCCGGTATAAAGACACTCGGCTACATCTTTGTTGATGTATTTCTCGCCGTGCAGTTCTTCGGTAATAAAAGTGTAGATCAGCTGTGCAGTAGCGCAGGCGTTGATGTCCCAGTAGCGGTAATCGTCAAAATCTTCGGGCTCCAGGTGGTGGTCAATCATCACCTTGTGTGCCTTGGCCGCGCGAATCACCTCGCCCAGTTCATTGATGCGGCTCAGGGTGTTAAAATCGAGACAGAAAACCAGGCTGGCTTCATCTACATATTTAGCTGCCAGGGCCGTATCGGTGGTATAGATCAATACATCGCCATTGCCGGGCATCCAGGCCAGAAAGTCGGGATAGTCTGTTGGCGTGATCACTTTTACGTGATGGCCCTGCTGTATTAAATAGTTGTACAAGCCCAAAGACGACCCCATAGCATCACCATCTGGTTTGTGGTGTGTGGTA
This region of Mucilaginibacter yixingensis genomic DNA includes:
- a CDS encoding FKBP-type peptidyl-prolyl cis-trans isomerase: MKKNLMFLFTVAVALAACNSGFKKGPGGLLYNIHEDKSGQNMKEGDFIYLNMIIKNDADSVMMSTYNTGRAIPTILPKPQNPGDIYAGLALLSEGDSATVKINADSIFKAGQPKPPGFKGKFLVYQIKVEKVIAKGKLDDVMFRNRINEFFKGLADQAKKEEPGKIAKYVADNKLDVKKTASGLNYVITKPGSGPTPVAGDTVEVSYVGKLTSGKAFETNIKAEAEKDKSLFNPMNPYKPFKFAIGQHQVVPGWDEGLSLMNKGAKATLIFPSSLGYGEQGNGPIGPFTPLVFEVELVNIIKPDPNAKPATPPAPPAAAQLQAAPPVQK
- a CDS encoding bifunctional oligoribonuclease/PAP phosphatase NrnA, which translates into the protein MLEIASLKQLLTQPQKIVITTHHKPDGDAMGSSLGLYNYLIQQGHHVKVITPTDYPDFLAWMPGNGDVLIYTTDTALAAKYVDEASLVFCLDFNTLSRINELGEVIRAAKAHKVMIDHHLEPEDFDDYRYWDINACATAQLIYTFITEELHGEKYINKDVAECLYTGIMTDSGSFRFPGTTSAVHRIVANLMDAGAVNWRIHELVYSNSSEERLRFLGHCLSEKLEVLHEFNTAVITVTSEELGRYHVKTGDTEGVVNYALSITGVRLAAFIVERPDRVKLSLRSKGEFPANEICKKYFNGGGHRNAAGGHSELNLQQVTDQFKSILPEYKTLLIQ